From Paenarthrobacter sp. A20:
TCGCTCGACTCAGCTAGTCCTTTTTCCTGCCGTCTGAATTTTTTCCGACGGAGGTCTGCAGGTGATGCGTTGCTGGCCCTTCGAGGTACTTGCCCTCGGGCGTGAAACGAGAGCCATGCAAGGGACAATCCCAGGACTTCTCCGCGTCGTTCCAGCTCAGCAGGCCACCCAAGTGTGCGCAACTGGCGGATACCAGGCAGACCTTGCCCTCCACAGTGGACACGGCCGCTGGTTCACCGTTGTAGAGGCCGACGACGCCAGTCCCCTCCGGCGGGCGGGTCTCGTCGGTGATTTCGGGGTTCTTCCGGGCACTGGCCCTGTCCTCGATCATCCGGCGGGCAATGTCTGCGTTGTGGCGGATGGCCTCCGCCGCGCCCTTGGGCGAGGTGACGCGATGATGAATGACGGTGGCCCAATCGGACTGGCCACCCAGGATGTCCGAGGTGATGGAAAGGGCGGCCGCCACCCCGTTGCTCATCCCCCACTTGTTGAAGCCGGTACCAAAGAAGATCCGGCCGTGTCCCCGCGGCAGCTTCCCGAAGAACGGCACAAGGTTGGTCGCTTGGTAGTCCTGCGCCGACCACGTGTGGGTGACCTCCGCGCCCGGGTAGTGCTTGTTGGCCCATCCCAGCAACTCGTCAAGATGTGACTGCGGCGACGCAGCCCGGCCGCCCGGATGTCCGTAACCGCCCACCAAGAGCAATTCGCCGTCAGCGGTGGGCTGTGTCCGCTGGGACCGGGTGGGCGCGTCGATGGACAGGTACATACTTTGTGGAATGTCGCCCGGCACTCGCAGGGCCGCTGCATAGGAACGGTGCGGTTCTAGCTTGGCGAAGTACAGGCCACGGTCCAGGATCGGCGTCCCGGTGGCGAGCACTACGGTGTCGGCACTGAAGCTGCCCTTGCGGGTGGTCACGTCCAAGGGCAGCCCTGAACCCACATCCTGGACCTGGACACCCTCAACAATGAGCCCGCCATGCGCCCGGATATCCTTCGCGAGGGTCGCCAGCACGTCCATGGGGTGAATTTGTGCCTGGCCTTCCAATTCCAACGCTTCCACTACGGGAAACGGCAACCCCGCGTCACGGCTGAAATGGACGTCAAGACCGGCGTCCCGCGAAACCGCAGCTTCCTTGCGAAGCCGCTGCCCGCCGTCGTCGGTGGTTGCAAAGGTGACCGCGGTCCGGCGCTGGAATGGGACGCCTTGCTGTTCCATGTACTGCGTAAGCCAGGCTTGTCCGGACTTGTTGGCCTCTACGTAGGCCCGGACCACTTTAAGGGAGTACTGGCTGCGTAGGGCGGAGAGCACACCACCTTGCAGGAGGCTTAGCTTGCCGGTGGTGTTTCCCGTTGTGACGGCGCCGAGTGTCCTGGCCTCGAAGACCATCACGCGCTGGCCGGACCGGGATAAGAGCAGCGCTGTGACCATTCCCGTGAGGCCTGCGCCCACCACGATCGTGTCGAAATGCTTTTCGTCAGGAATTTCGTCGGAGGTGAAAGGCGATTCGCGATCCAACCACAGCGATTTCATCAAACAACCTGCCTCTCAAGTCACTGGCATGTGTTGAGGGAAACGCTAGGCCGGTCATTGGTGCTTATCAAGGGGTGGGGCCGCCTGTGGCGAGGGCCGCGGCATGGCGCAATTCAGGGTCCGTGCCGGTCGCCCAACGATCCAGAACGCGCTCAGCGCGGTCCTTCGCCAGCCCTTCGAGTCGGGCCAGCAATGGCCTGACAACGTCTTTGGCCAGCGGATCCACCAGTTCCCGCGTCCCGGCGTCCCTGATGAAACCTTCGATGCGGGTGAGGTCCGTGTTGACGAGGAGCGACACTTTGCTTTGCAACAGAACCACCGCTGCGAGACGCCTTTCGAAGACCGGCTCCTCCCAAAGTTCCGAGCTCAAGGCGGTGATGTCGTCATGGTTGAGGTTCTTGTACCGCTTCAGCGCATCCCGGATTGTTCCGCGAACTGCGCCCACGGACGCGCCATATACCTTCAAGGCTTCGCCTAGGCGTTCACTGGCCTCATCGGCCTTTTCCCATGACGACTCACGCTGCAGCGTGTAGTCCACAAATTCGGCGGCTTCACTCACCCACCTATTTTGTCAGTGCCTCCCCATAGCGTGATGCCAACAGCAAACGACAGGAGCACCATGCCGTCCCAAGAGCTCGCTACCGAGGCATCCTTCCCGGGTGTCCCTGCTGCTTCGTCCATGCCCGATTGGTACCCCACCTTGCTCCATACCGTGGCCCAGGAAGTACGCGTTGGCAGGACCCGGGCGCTGGCAGCCGCCAATAGCGAGTTGTTGAACTCCTACTGGAGCATCGGCCGGAAATTGGCGGAGCGGGAATCCGAGCAGGGTTGGGGCGCCAAGGTTGTGACACGGTTGTCTGCCGACATCCGGACACGGTTCCCGGAGGCAAAGGGCTTCTCCCCCAGGAACCTGCGGTACATGAAGAGCTTCGCGCAGGCCTGGCCGGACTTCCCAATGTTGCAAGCGCCGCTTGCAACATTGCCCTGGTACCACCAGATCGCCCTTCTGGAGAAACTCGACGACGCCGCCACGCGGCTTTGGTACGCGGCGGCGGCGGCTCAGCACGGCTGGTCCCGCAACGTCCTGACACATCAGATCTCAACCCGGTTGCACGAGCGTTCCGGCCAAGCGATCACCAACTTCAAGTCCACCATGGTGCCCGCTGACTCCGACCTGGCGCAGCAGGCCACCAAGGATCCCTACGTTTTTGATTTCCTGGCCATGAGTGACCGGCACAATGAGCGGGACCTGGAGCTGCAGTTGGTGAAGCACGTGGAGAAATTCCTGTTGGAGCTGGGACAGGGCTTCGCCTTTGTTGGAGAACAAGTGCGGCTCGAAATAGCCGGCGACGAGTTCTTTGCGGATCTACTCTTCTACCATTTGAAGCTGCGCTGCTACATGGTGATCGAACTCAAGGCCGTGAAGTTCGAACCCGGATTCCTCGGACAGCTTGGAATGTACATGGCAGCCGTGGACGATCTCATGGCGCACCCTGACGACAAGCCGACCATCGGTTTGCTGCTCTGCAAGGAGAAGAACAGCGTGGTGGCCGAATACGCATTGCGCGGTTTCAACGCGCCCGTGGGCATCGCTGAGTGGCGCACGTCCGTTGCCGACTCGTTGCCTGATGAATTGGTAGCGAGCCTGCCGAGCATCGAGACGTTGGAAGCCGAGCTGGCAAGTGAGGCTGCTCGGCTGAACGGGTGACGCCTGGCTGGTTTAGACGTTGTCCTTGAACCATGTCAGGGTGTCGTTCCATGCCGCCGTCGCCTGGGCCTCGACGTAGCGTTCACCGGTGTCGTTGTGGAACGCGTGGTCCACGCCCGGGTAGACCTTGAGCTCATGCTTGACCGTTGATGCGTCCAAGGCTTCCTGGAATTGGGGCATCGCGCCAGTGATGCGTGCGTCATTCTCCGCATAGACACCCAACACAGCCGGCTTGATAGTGGGCACCTTGACCAGGTCCGGCGCTGGACCGTAGAAGGCAGATGTTGCTTTGAGCCCACTGATTTCCGTAGATGCCTGCCACGTGATGCCGCCGCCGAAGCAGAAGCCGATCATGGCGATGCGGCCCTGCTCCACGAAATCCTGGCCGTTAAGGTAGTCGAAGGCTGCTTTGAAGTCGGAGACGTGGCGTGCCGCACCAGCTTGGGTCAACGCCCCTGGAACGGCGTCCGGATCCATCGACGCCGTACCGCCTTCCCGGCTCAGCAGATCCAGCGCCAGTGCTGCATAGCCTTCTTTGGCGAAGCGGCGGGCAACATCCTGGATATGCGGCGTAAGGCCCCGATTCTCGTGACAGATCAGAACCCCGGGGCCTTTTTGGCCTCCGTCGGGCCGGGCCAGATACCCGCTGATTTCTGTCCTGCCGGAGTCGAATTTCACCGTGGCCGTCGTGAGTCCGGCTGCGCCCTCCGGAACCGACAACGGGCTCTTGGCGTTGGGAACCGCGGTGGTGGGGCCTGCCGCTGATGTGGCCGACGACGTGGGCGATGGCGTTGGCATTGGGTCCGTGGTCCGCGGAACCTCGTCCGGCGTGCAGCCCACAAGGGCCATGGCCGCCGCAGCCGCGGTCATGCTTCCCATGATGAATGCCACCCGCCTGGTGAATGTCTTGTGCGACATCTCGCCCGACCGGTAGTCGTCGTAGAACTCTTCAATCAAGTACTTTTCGAACTTCTCAAGCTGCACCATGCTGAACCTCCCGAAGATGGCATTTATCCTCCCCTGATGTCTAGACGCGGGCAAGGGCGGGACGGTTCACTGCCCTCGAAAGCCGCATGGCCGGGCCGGTTGACGAACAGCTAATAATGTCGGAGCCGTCTGGGAGAGTAAGGACATGGAGCAGGTTCGGGAAAGGCAGGCGGGCGCTGAAGTGTCGGCTGCGCTGGTTCGTGTTACTGCTCAAGGTCAGGCGCGGGACGTTGACGCTCTGCCTCAGACCCGCACGGTAAGCCGTGATCTGATCAATCAATTGCGCGCTCTAGAAGACATGAAATCGGCCATCACTGGCTTGCAGGCGAGGATTGCGGTGGCGTTGGATCTGACCCAGCGGCAGGAGCAGGCAGAGGCTGGTGTGCCCGTGTCCGAGCGGGGTAAGGGTGTTGGGGCGCAGGTTGCGTTGGCTCGGCGGGAGTCCCCGAACCGTGGGTCCCGGTTGTTGGGGATGGCGAAGGCGTTGGTGGTGGAGATGCCGAAGACTCTGGCGGCGCTGAACACAGGCCAGTTGACCGAGTGGCGGGCGACGCTGCTGGTCAGGGAAACGGCGTGCTTGTCTGTGGAGGACAGGTGCGCGGTGGATGAAGAACTCGCCCCCGACACCGGAACTTTCGACGGCGCCGGGGATCAAGCGATCATTGCCGCAGCGAAAGCGGCCGCGTACCGGCGTGATCCGCGGTCGGTGGTGAAGCGTGCCAGCCACGCCGTGTCCGAGCGGACCGTGAGTCTGCGTCCGGCGCCGGACACCATGACGTACCTGACCGCGCTGCTGCCGGTCGCGCAAGGGGTCGCGGTCTATGCCGCGCTCACGCGTCGGGCTGATTCTGCCCGTTCGGCCGGTGATCCCCGGAACCGGGGCCAGGTCATGGCCGACACCCTCGTCGAGCGCATCACCGGTACACCGGGCGGGATCTCAGGGATCAACCTGGACCTCGTCATGACCGACCGAACCCTCTTCCAAGGCGACAGCGAACCGGCACGCGTGAAGGGCTACGGAATCGTCCCAGCAGGGTGGGCCCGGAAACTGGTCGGTGCCGGCGGTGCAGGCAGGGAGATTCCAGTCGTCCAGGATCCCTCGGCTGGCAGCGACTCCGGTCCTCCGCGGGATCCTGAGTTCCAGGTCTGGCTTCGCCGGCTTTATACGGCACCGGCCACAGGAGATCTCCTGACAACGGATTCCAAAGCCAGACTCTTTCCACCGCGACTCAGACGCTTCATCGAAACCCGCGATGACACCTGCCGCACACCCTACTGCGACGCGCCCATCCGGCACATCGACCACATCGTGCCCTGGCACGCTGGCGGCACCACCACACTGAGCAACGGTGCCGGACTCTGCGAAGCCTGCAACCACACCAAAGAAAACCCCGGCTGGAGCGCAAGCACCATCAACGGGGACATCCACACCCTGGAACTACGCACGCCCACCGGACACAGCTACCGTTCCCAAGCGCCGCCCCTGCCCGGGCACCGGCCCTCCAGAACGTAATCACCGCCGTTCAAACCTGCCCACAGCGGCATCCGGTTCGTCGCAATGCAAGCTACCGGCACAGGACGATACTTTGTTCGTGGCTGTCCAGGCACAAGATGTTCAGACACAAGAAAGGCGGACAGCGATTACTCGCCGTCCGCCTTTCCAAAGAGGTAATGACTACTAGAACTCCCAGTCCTCATCTTCCGTGTTGACAGCCTTGCCAATTACGTAGGAGGAGCCCGAACCGGAGAAGAAGTCGTGGTTCTCGTCGGCGTTCGGGGACAGAGCCGACAGGATGGCCGGGTTTACGTCGGTGACGGACGCCGGGAACATGGCCTCGTAGCCGAGGTTCATGAGGGCCTTGTTGGCGTTGTAGTGCAGGAACTTCTTGACGTCCTCGGCCAGGCCTACTCCGTCGTAAAGGTCGTGCGTGTACTGGACTTCGTTTTCGTACAGCTCGAAGAGCAGCTCAAACGTGTAGTCCTTGATTTCCTGCTTGCGGGCCTCGGAAACCTTCTCCAAGCCCTTCTGGAACTTGTAGCCGATGTAGTAGCCGTGCACTGCCTCGTCGCGGATGATGAGGCGAATGAGGTCAGCCGTGTTCGTGAGCTTGGCGCGGGAAGACCAGTACATGGGCAGGTAGAAGCCCGAGTAGAACAGGAAGCTCTCCAGCAAGGTGGAGGCAACCTTGCGCTTCAGGGGATCATCGCCCTGGTAGTAATCCATGACGATCTGGGCTTTCTTCTGCAGGTTCTCGTTCTCGAGGGACCAGCGGAAGGCGTCGTCAATCTCCTTGGTGGAGCACAGGGTGGAGAAGATGGACGAGTAGGACTTGGCGTGCACCGACTCCATGAAGGCGATGTTGGTGTACACAGCTTCTTCGTGCGGGGTAATCGCGTCCGGGATCAATGAAACGGCGCCGACGGTGCCCTGGATGGTGTCCAGCAGGGTGAGGCCGGTGAAAACGCGCATGGTGAGCTGCTGCTCATCCGGCGTCAGCGTGTGCCACGACTGGACGTCGTTGGACAGCGGCACCTTCTCCGGGAGCCAGAAGTTGTTGACCAGCCGGTTCCAGACTTCCACGTCCTTGTCGTCCTGGATCTTGTTCCAGTTGATGGCCTCGACGTGTGTCAGCAGCTTGACCTTTTCGGTCATTTCATCCCCTTAAGCGATGGTTTTCTTGAGATAAGCCTACGACGGCGGGTGGAAACCCGCCGTCGTGCTCTTTAGTTTTGAGTACGGCCGGGGCCGCAATTAATCAACCAATAGAGGCTGATTACAACATGCAGCTGACGCAGCCTTCCACCTCCGTGCCCTCCAGCGCGAGCTGGCGGAGACGGATGTAGTAGAGAGTCTTGATGCCCTTGCGCCATGCGTAGATCTGCGCCTTGTTGATATCGCGCGTGGTGGCGGTGTCCTTGAAGAACAGCGTCAGGGACAGGCCCTGGTCCACGTGCTGCGTGGCAGCGGCGTAGGTGTCGATGATCTTCTCGTAGCCGATTTCGTAGGCATCCTGGTAGTACTCCAGGTTGTCGTTGGTCAGGTACGGAGCCGGGTAGTAGACGCGGCCGATCTTGCCTTCCTTGCGGATTTCGATCTTGGCGGCCACCGGGTGGATGGAAGACGTGGAGTTGTTGATGTAGCTGATGGAACCGGTGGGCGGTACGGCCTGCAGGTTCTGGTTGTAGATGCCGTGCTCCATGACCGAAGCCTTCAGCTCGCGCCAGTCATCCTGGGTGGGGATGTGGTGGCCGGCGAAGAGCTCCTGAACGCGCTCCGTTTCCGGAACCCATTCCTGCTCGGTGTACTTGTCGAAGAACTCGCCGGAAGCGTAGGTGGACTTCTCGAAGCCGCCGAACGTCTGGCCGGTCTCGATGGCGAGGCGGTTGGAGGCGCGCAGCGCGTGGAACAGCACCGTGTAGAAGTAGATGTTGGTGAAGTCCAGGCCCTCTTCGGAACCGTAGTGGACGTGCTCGCGGGCCAGGTAGCCGTGGAGGTTCATCTGGCCGAGGCCGATCGCGTGGCTCTGGGCGTTGCCCTGGGCGATGGACGGCACCGAGTTGATGTAGGACATGTCGGATACAGCGCTGAGGGCGCGGATGGACGTCTCAATGGAGCGACCAAAGTCCGGCGAATCCATGGTCTTGGCAATGTTCATGGAACCGAGGTTGCAGGAAATGTCCTTACCCACGGTCTCGTAGCTGAGGTCTTCCGCGTAGATGGACGGCGAGGAGACCTGCAGGATCTCAGAGCAAAGGTTGCTCATGGTGATCTTGCCGTCGATCGGGTTGGCCCGGTTCACGGTGTCCTCGAACATGATGTACGGGTAACCGGACTCGAACTGGATCTCCGCAAGGGTCTGGAAGAACTCGCGGGCACTGATCTTGGTCTTCTTGATCCGGGAATCGTCAACCATCTCGTAGTACTTCTCGGTCACCGAAATATCGGAGAACGGAACACCGTAGACCTTCTCGACGTCGTACGGGGAGAAGAGGTACATGTCCTCGTTCTTCTTGGCGAGTTCGAACGTGATGTCCGGGACCACAACGCCCAAGGAGAGGGTCTTGATACGGATCTTCTCGTCGGCGTTCTCGCGCTTGGTGTCCAGGAAGCGGTGGATGTCCGGGTGGTGGGCGTGCAGGTATACGGCGCCTGCACCCTGGCGGGCACCGAGCTGGTTGGCGTAGGAGAAGCTGTCTTCGAGGAGCTTCATGACGGGGATGACGCCGGAGGACTGGTTCTCAATCTGCTTGATCGGGGCGCCGTGCTCACGGATGTTGGTGAGCGAAAGGGCCACACCGCCGCCGCGCTTTGAGAGCTGCAGCGCGGAGTTGATGGCGCGGGCAATCGACTCCATGTTGTCCTCGATGCGGAGCAGGAAGCAGGAGACGAGTTCGCCACGCTGTGCCTTGCCGGCGTTGAGGAACGTAGGGGTTGCCGGCTGGAATCGGCCATCGATGATTTCGTCGACCAAACGGTTGGCAAGGTCTTCGTTGCCACGGGCAAGGTGGAGGGCAACCATGCAGACGCGGTCTTCGTAACGCTCCAGGAAGCGCTTGCCATCAAAAGTCTTCAGCGTGTAGGACGTGTAGAACTTGAAGGCGCCGAGGAAGGTCTCGAAACGGAACTTCTTCTTGTACGCGCGGTTGAAGAGGTCGCGGATGAAGTTCATCGTGTACTGGTCAAGGGTTTCGCGCTCGTAGTACTGGTTCTTCACCAGGTAGTCGAGCTTCTCTTCCAGGTCGTGGAAGAACACCGTGTTGTTGTTCACGTGCTGCAGGAAGTACTGGTGCGCAGCTTCACGGTCAGCTTCGAACTGGATCTCGCCGTTGGGTCCGTACAGGTTCAGCATGGCGTTGAGCTCGTGATAGCCCAGGCCCTTGAAAGCCTCAGGCAGCGGCTTCTTGACCGTGTCCACAGCGCCCCCGGTTACTTCTGTTTCTGCGACAGTTGTGTCCAAAACTTTTCCAGCCCTTCGTTGACCCGCTGAACGTCTTCCGGCGTCCCCATGAGTTCAAATTTGTAAAGATGCGGCACCTTGCACTTGACGGAGATGATGTCCCCCGCTGCGCAGTAGTTGTCCGCGAAATTGGTATTCCCCGCTCCAATAACACCGCGGATCAGTTCCCTGTTCCCGGGATCGTTGAGAAATCTGATGACTTGCTTCGGCACGGAACCTTCGCCGTTTGTTCCACCGTAGGTAGGCAGTACAAGGACGAAAGGTTCGAGGGCTTGAAGCGGAGCATCCTGGGCGTAGAGCGGGATGCGTGCTGCATCCGTACCCAGTTTCTGGACGAATCGTTTGGTGTTCTCGGAGGTCGAGGAAAAGTAGATGAGGTGGCTCCTCGTGGTCACAGCTTCCGCAGCATCGCGTACGGGTGCCGCTGCCAGCGGTGCCATGGGAGTCACCTCGACTACATAGGAATTCTTAGTGTGTTGTGGTGGCGAAGTTTGAATGAAACTTAGGCCACGGAGGAAACGGCCTGGGCCAGTTCCTCGATCTTGTCCGGGCGGAAACCAGACCAGTGGTCCTGCTCGGTGACGACAACCGGAGCCTGCATGTAACCCAGTGCCTTGAGGCGCTCAAGGGCCTCGGCATCCTGGGAGATGTCGACACTCTGGTAGGCAATGCCCTTCTTGTCGAGTGCCCGGTAGGTTGCGTTGCACTGAACACAGGCCGGCTTCGTGTAAACCGTTACGGTCATGATCCCTGTCCCCTTAGTTGAAGTCTGTCGCTCTTCGTATCTGGCGGGCTCAACCGGAACTAGCTACTGAATCCGATACCGGCCCGCGGGCTGCCGTGACAGCCAACACGCTCTGATTTTGTCTTGTGCTGGTTTCCCGCTCAATCCGTAAATCGATACTACATGTAGTGCAAGCGTCGAACTGGAACCCCAAGATGATGTATTACAAGTATGTCATTCAATCCACTGCTCGTCCACAGGCGAGGGCCCTCAAAATGTCCGTGATTCCGCCAAATTGAGAGATGTCATCCACACCCTGTGGAC
This genomic window contains:
- a CDS encoding FAD-dependent oxidoreductase → MKSLWLDRESPFTSDEIPDEKHFDTIVVGAGLTGMVTALLLSRSGQRVMVFEARTLGAVTTGNTTGKLSLLQGGVLSALRSQYSLKVVRAYVEANKSGQAWLTQYMEQQGVPFQRRTAVTFATTDDGGQRLRKEAAVSRDAGLDVHFSRDAGLPFPVVEALELEGQAQIHPMDVLATLAKDIRAHGGLIVEGVQVQDVGSGLPLDVTTRKGSFSADTVVLATGTPILDRGLYFAKLEPHRSYAAALRVPGDIPQSMYLSIDAPTRSQRTQPTADGELLLVGGYGHPGGRAASPQSHLDELLGWANKHYPGAEVTHTWSAQDYQATNLVPFFGKLPRGHGRIFFGTGFNKWGMSNGVAAALSITSDILGGQSDWATVIHHRVTSPKGAAEAIRHNADIARRMIEDRASARKNPEITDETRPPEGTGVVGLYNGEPAAVSTVEGKVCLVSASCAHLGGLLSWNDAEKSWDCPLHGSRFTPEGKYLEGPATHHLQTSVGKNSDGRKKD
- a CDS encoding DNA alkylation repair protein, with translation MSEAAEFVDYTLQRESSWEKADEASERLGEALKVYGASVGAVRGTIRDALKRYKNLNHDDITALSSELWEEPVFERRLAAVVLLQSKVSLLVNTDLTRIEGFIRDAGTRELVDPLAKDVVRPLLARLEGLAKDRAERVLDRWATGTDPELRHAAALATGGPTP
- a CDS encoding YhcG family protein, which translates into the protein MPSQELATEASFPGVPAASSMPDWYPTLLHTVAQEVRVGRTRALAAANSELLNSYWSIGRKLAERESEQGWGAKVVTRLSADIRTRFPEAKGFSPRNLRYMKSFAQAWPDFPMLQAPLATLPWYHQIALLEKLDDAATRLWYAAAAAQHGWSRNVLTHQISTRLHERSGQAITNFKSTMVPADSDLAQQATKDPYVFDFLAMSDRHNERDLELQLVKHVEKFLLELGQGFAFVGEQVRLEIAGDEFFADLLFYHLKLRCYMVIELKAVKFEPGFLGQLGMYMAAVDDLMAHPDDKPTIGLLLCKEKNSVVAEYALRGFNAPVGIAEWRTSVADSLPDELVASLPSIETLEAELASEAARLNG
- a CDS encoding dienelactone hydrolase family protein; translation: MVQLEKFEKYLIEEFYDDYRSGEMSHKTFTRRVAFIMGSMTAAAAAMALVGCTPDEVPRTTDPMPTPSPTSSATSAAGPTTAVPNAKSPLSVPEGAAGLTTATVKFDSGRTEISGYLARPDGGQKGPGVLICHENRGLTPHIQDVARRFAKEGYAALALDLLSREGGTASMDPDAVPGALTQAGAARHVSDFKAAFDYLNGQDFVEQGRIAMIGFCFGGGITWQASTEISGLKATSAFYGPAPDLVKVPTIKPAVLGVYAENDARITGAMPQFQEALDASTVKHELKVYPGVDHAFHNDTGERYVEAQATAAWNDTLTWFKDNV
- a CDS encoding HNH endonuclease signature motif containing protein, producing MEQVRERQAGAEVSAALVRVTAQGQARDVDALPQTRTVSRDLINQLRALEDMKSAITGLQARIAVALDLTQRQEQAEAGVPVSERGKGVGAQVALARRESPNRGSRLLGMAKALVVEMPKTLAALNTGQLTEWRATLLVRETACLSVEDRCAVDEELAPDTGTFDGAGDQAIIAAAKAAAYRRDPRSVVKRASHAVSERTVSLRPAPDTMTYLTALLPVAQGVAVYAALTRRADSARSAGDPRNRGQVMADTLVERITGTPGGISGINLDLVMTDRTLFQGDSEPARVKGYGIVPAGWARKLVGAGGAGREIPVVQDPSAGSDSGPPRDPEFQVWLRRLYTAPATGDLLTTDSKARLFPPRLRRFIETRDDTCRTPYCDAPIRHIDHIVPWHAGGTTTLSNGAGLCEACNHTKENPGWSASTINGDIHTLELRTPTGHSYRSQAPPLPGHRPSRT
- the nrdF gene encoding class 1b ribonucleoside-diphosphate reductase subunit beta, whose translation is MTEKVKLLTHVEAINWNKIQDDKDVEVWNRLVNNFWLPEKVPLSNDVQSWHTLTPDEQQLTMRVFTGLTLLDTIQGTVGAVSLIPDAITPHEEAVYTNIAFMESVHAKSYSSIFSTLCSTKEIDDAFRWSLENENLQKKAQIVMDYYQGDDPLKRKVASTLLESFLFYSGFYLPMYWSSRAKLTNTADLIRLIIRDEAVHGYYIGYKFQKGLEKVSEARKQEIKDYTFELLFELYENEVQYTHDLYDGVGLAEDVKKFLHYNANKALMNLGYEAMFPASVTDVNPAILSALSPNADENHDFFSGSGSSYVIGKAVNTEDEDWEF
- the nrdE gene encoding class 1b ribonucleoside-diphosphate reductase subunit alpha — encoded protein: MDTVKKPLPEAFKGLGYHELNAMLNLYGPNGEIQFEADREAAHQYFLQHVNNNTVFFHDLEEKLDYLVKNQYYERETLDQYTMNFIRDLFNRAYKKKFRFETFLGAFKFYTSYTLKTFDGKRFLERYEDRVCMVALHLARGNEDLANRLVDEIIDGRFQPATPTFLNAGKAQRGELVSCFLLRIEDNMESIARAINSALQLSKRGGGVALSLTNIREHGAPIKQIENQSSGVIPVMKLLEDSFSYANQLGARQGAGAVYLHAHHPDIHRFLDTKRENADEKIRIKTLSLGVVVPDITFELAKKNEDMYLFSPYDVEKVYGVPFSDISVTEKYYEMVDDSRIKKTKISAREFFQTLAEIQFESGYPYIMFEDTVNRANPIDGKITMSNLCSEILQVSSPSIYAEDLSYETVGKDISCNLGSMNIAKTMDSPDFGRSIETSIRALSAVSDMSYINSVPSIAQGNAQSHAIGLGQMNLHGYLAREHVHYGSEEGLDFTNIYFYTVLFHALRASNRLAIETGQTFGGFEKSTYASGEFFDKYTEQEWVPETERVQELFAGHHIPTQDDWRELKASVMEHGIYNQNLQAVPPTGSISYINNSTSSIHPVAAKIEIRKEGKIGRVYYPAPYLTNDNLEYYQDAYEIGYEKIIDTYAAATQHVDQGLSLTLFFKDTATTRDINKAQIYAWRKGIKTLYYIRLRQLALEGTEVEGCVSCML
- the nrdI gene encoding class Ib ribonucleoside-diphosphate reductase assembly flavoprotein NrdI, with protein sequence MAPLAAAPVRDAAEAVTTRSHLIYFSSTSENTKRFVQKLGTDAARIPLYAQDAPLQALEPFVLVLPTYGGTNGEGSVPKQVIRFLNDPGNRELIRGVIGAGNTNFADNYCAAGDIISVKCKVPHLYKFELMGTPEDVQRVNEGLEKFWTQLSQKQK
- the nrdH gene encoding glutaredoxin-like protein NrdH; this translates as MTVTVYTKPACVQCNATYRALDKKGIAYQSVDISQDAEALERLKALGYMQAPVVVTEQDHWSGFRPDKIEELAQAVSSVA